A genomic region of Halichondria panicea chromosome 5, odHalPani1.1, whole genome shotgun sequence contains the following coding sequences:
- the LOC135336329 gene encoding zinc finger MYM-type protein 2-like: MPPGDLAYWMGKFVLEVRKHNGYEYPPKSIYAMVCCFKRFYNQNERYDINPLCSTDAIFGNFRSTLDAEMKRLHGSGLGTSSKQAEPISSDEEAMLWSSGQFGTHNGKASLNTVYYYNCKIFGLRSYDEHRNLKRTQFFKKVDEKGRVYLEYVDFGNKSNRGGLKHIKVDNKIIRQYEDTTDPDHCVVNIFVKYLLYLPKECDFFYCRPLPDDGSGVPRFGKQPVGKNKLSQIISEMCKAAGVKGRKTGHSGKVTCATTLYHHHFSDQLIKERTGHRSLEALHKYKRTGSDQQYEVSMALLPKLEGKENIHKLEKTPSVKNEDDEDDDFIPLKKKPRTDDFKSLFKTSSLTNCTFNIQLSK; this comes from the coding sequence atgcctccaggTGATCTAGCGTACTGGATGGGGAAATTTGTGCTTGAGGTTCGCAAACATAATGGCTATGAGTATCCACCGAAATCTATATATGCTATGGTTTGCTGCTTCAAAAGATTTTATAACCAAAATGAACGCTATGATATCAATCCACTATGTTCAACTGATGCAATATTTGGAAATTTTCGAAGCACCCTCGATGCTGAAATGAAAAGATTACATGGATCTGGCTTGGGGACATCTTCGAAACAAGCCGAACCTATTTCCTCGGATGAAGAAGCAATGCTATGGTCTAGTGGGCAATTTGGTACACATAATGGCAAGGCCTCGCTTAACACTGTTTACTACTATAATTGCAAGATTTTTGGTCTGCGTAGCTACGACGAACATCGCAATCTGAAGCGTACACAGTTTTTCAAGAAAGTTGATGAAAAAGGTCGTGTTTATCTCGAATATGTTGATTTCGGAAACAAGTCGAATAGGGGTGGACTCAAACATATCAAAGTTGACAATAAAATAATACGCCAATATGAAGATACAACTGATCCCGATCATTGTGTTGTGAATATCTTTGTTAAATACCTTCTGTATCTGCCGAAAGAGTGTGATTTTTTCTATTGCAGACCACTTCCTGATGACGGTTCTGGAGTTCCTAGATTTGGCAAACAACCAGTTGGAAAGAACAAATTATCGCAGATCATTTCAGAAATGTGTAAAGCAGCTGGTGTTAAGGGTAGAAAAACAGGCCATTCAGGAAAGGTCACGTGTGCAACCACACTCTACCACCATCATTTCAGTGATCAACTGATTAAAGAGCGAACTGGCCATCGCTCTCTTGAGGCTCTACACAAATACAAAAGAACTGGTTCAGATCAACAATATGAGGTGTCAATGGCCCTGCTTCCCAAACTAGAAGGCAAAGAGAATATCCATAAATTAGAGAAAACTCCATCTGTAAAGAATGAGGACGATGAGGATGATGATTTCATTCCATTAAAGAAGAAACCCAGGACAGATGATTTCAAATCTTTGTTTAAAACCTCTTCTTTAACCAATTGCACCTttaacattcaactttctaagTGA
- the LOC135336330 gene encoding uncharacterized protein LOC135336330: protein MPSVLLLAVKQERDSIVEFILAECHCDPNVTDKEGKTPLDLSNDPTIIKLLLKHGAKATNVYKKHSKLIGKLSSERLPHLPLSVLIIGDGGVGKSTLLKSILSPKGFWSKLQKTRPVDGVDARTVGIIPYEIYTKEFGRIIYFDFAGQKEFYTSHCAILENAVQTSPPIIILCAKLVESEQAIIDSMYRWLTLVQNQCTNLKGKAHVIVVGSHADKVKEMSQNPQAKESIFAPIIKQFPKFEFKDFIPMDCRFAGSNDMTKARKLIQKSSAILRSPEAISLNAHTFYIYLAESFKDDLALSLGNVYERIKSDLNEDLSIRTQDILSFIPSTVPHLVEICDQLHKRGLLLFLRNDSSPEKSFLVIDQATLLSRVTGTVFAPEGFRQHCKLASSTGVVPLSKFKKEFDGFDIEMLIAYMSHLELCFEILDERVLNFIASSTDGDSSVPASDRYLFFPGLIRIETPEQVWKDVQSIRYHFGWILETSQKTEFFDSRCLQVLILRIVFTFRLAPASNIMHDVPSLQKFCSVWKNGICWCDDDGITAHLELADNGRSLALKMRSDTVRPEGLIHRSRIMSTIRETVESFGRNVNVIESVIDPDEVVKHPLKNPSDLPLINIKDIAAAVSFNRRMIKSIQQVGLTFKHLLQFEPSAGLDQTTIQCIHSDKNAKKDEKISRAFISYFASQISNPDSEDHDQVVQNSRMYRRILSPSILNIPLVSPRQSRASNVNIKSVSPRQEVVQALEMWRSETEGTYSCLRETLNKYSVFTGRNPLNLASVAHSEVDLSIFPEPLATDDTGEDLLPLDKVKNAVIAITADWYSLAIQLDIDYTTRKVIERDHPSAKAGFHAMLQHWVRRPSPPPSWSALIRALKCPVIKRADIAADMEKHQDVLGVSRDGESSNPSQDQQNVFVQKEPLSVDQHLKVVRETTWEARAKWKCLGEQLGVTMGKLEEIQHNHRDVAGACLTGMLEHCTDPPPSWFALIEALRSPALGRGNIASEIETRSLPHHRQVDT, encoded by the exons atgccca GTGTCCTCTTGCTAGCAGTAAAGCAGGAGCGAGATTCAATAGTGGAGTTTATACTGGCCGAATGTCATTGTGATCCGAATGTGACCGACAAAGAAGGCAAGACACCTCTCGATTTATCCAACGACCCTACCATCATAAAGCTCCTCTTGAAACATGGAGCCAAGGCTACCAATGTCTACAAGAAACACAGCAAGCTCATCGGAAAGCTCTCCTCCGAGCGACTCCCACACCTTCCTCTGTCTGTGCTCATCATTGGCGATGGTGGCGTGGGGAAGAGCACTCTGTTGAAGTCAATTCTGAGCCCAAAAGGGTTTTGGTCTAAACTACAGAAGACAAGACCCGTAGATGGCGTCGATGCGAGGACAGTGGGGATCATACCATACGAAATATACACCAAAGAATTTGGGAGAATCATCTACTTTGATTTTGCTGGCCAGAAAGAGTTTTACACGAGCCACTGTGCCATTTTGGAGAATGCTGTTCAAACCTCACCACCCATCATTATCCTCTGTGCTAAGCttgtagaaagtgagcaagcgaTTATTGATTCCATGTATCGTTGGTTGACCCTCGTTCAAAACCAGTGCACTAATCTGAAAGGCAAAGCACACGTGATAGTAGTTGGTAGCCATGCTGACAAGGTGAAGGAAATGAGTCAAAATCCACAAGCCAAAGAGAGTATCTTTGCCCCCATTATCAAGCAATTCCCAAAGTTTGAGTTCAAAGATTTCATTCCAATGGATTGCCGCTTTGCTGGTTCGAATGATATGACAAAAGCAAGAAAACTGATCCAGAAAAGCTCCGCTATTCTCCGCTCTCCAGAAGCCATCAGCCTGAATGCTCACACCTTTTACATCTACCTTGCCGAAAGCTTCAAAGACGACCTTGCTTTGTCGTTGGGAAATGTATATGAAAGAATTAAAAGCGATCTTAACGAGGATCTGTCAATCCGCACTCAAGATATTCTTTCTTTCATACCCAGCACTGTCCCTCACCTTGTAGAGATCTGTGACCAGCTGCATAAAAGAggtctcctcttgtttctccgCAATGACAGCTCTCCAGAGAAGTCTTTCTTAGTGATTGACCAAGCAACACTTCTATCCAGAGTCACTGGAACCGTGTTTGCTCCTGAAGGTTTTCGCCAACACTGCAAGCTAGCGTCAAGCACTGGAGTGGTGCCTTTGTCGAAATTCAAAAAAGAATTTGATGGCTTTGACATAGAGATGTTGATTGCCTACATGTCTCATTTAGAGCTGTGTTTCGAAATCTTAGATGAGCGAGTTTTAAACTTCATTGCTTCTTCCACTGACGGAGATTCTTCTGTTCCTGCGTCTGACAGATACCTCTTCTTTCCTGGGCTCATTCGAATTGAAACACCAGAGCAAGTTTGGAAAGACGTTCAAAGTATTAGGTACCATTTTGGTTGGATACTTGAAACATCTCAAAAAACCGAGTTTTTTGATTCTCGCTGCCTTCAGGTCCTCATTCTGAGGATAGTGTTCACATTCCGCCTTGCCCCTGCCAGTAACATAATGCATGATGTCCCTTCCCTACAAAAATTCTGCTCAGTGTGGAAGAATGGGATCTGCTGGTGCGATGATGATGGAATCACCGCACACCTCGAGCTTGCTGATAATGGCCGATCTCTTGCTCTCAAAATGCGCTCAGACACAGTTCGACCTGAAGGTCTGATTCATCGCTCCAGAATTATGAGCACAATCCGTGAGACTGTTGAAAGTTTTGGCCGCAATGTGAATGTGATTGAATCAGTGATTGATCCAGATGAAGTTGTCAAACATCCTCTGAAAAATCCCTCTGACCTCCCACTGATCAACATCAAAGATATTGCTGCAGCTGTCTCCTTTAACAGAAGAATGATCAAATCAATACAACAAGTTGGCCTCACCTTCAAGCATCTCTTACAGTTTGAGCCGTCCGCTGGCCTGGATCAaaccaccatacagtgtatccACAGTGACAAAAATGCCAAGAAAGATGAGAAAATATCCAGAGCTTTCATTTCATATTTTGCCAGTCAAATTTCCAACCCTGACAGTGAAGATCATGATCAAGTAGTTCAAAACAGTCGCATGTACAGAAGAATCCTGAGCCCTTCCATTCTCAATATTCCGCTAGTCAGTCCCAGACAATCTCGAGCTTCTAATGTCAACATTAAGTCGGtcagtcccagacaggaggtggtccaggCTCTTGAGATGTGGAGGAGTGAGACTGAGGGAACTTACAGCTGTCTGAGGGAGACTCTCAACAAGTACAGCGTCTTCACTGGGAGAAACCCTCTG aaccTAGCAAGTGTGGCTCACAGCGAGGTTGATCTCTCTATATTCCCTGAACCTCTTGCTACAGATGATACAG GAGAAGATTTGCTACCACTAGATAAAGTAAAGAATGCAGTCATTGCGATCACTGCTGACTGGTACAGTCTGGCAATACAGCTGGATATTGACTACACAACTAGAAAG GTCATTGAGCGTGACCACCCATCAGCAAAAGCTGGGTTCCATGCCATGTTGCAGCACTGGGTGAGGAgaccctcccctcccccctcctggtCGGCCCTCattagagcactaaagtgcccCGTCATCAAACGAGCAGACATTGCAGCAGACATGGAGAAACATCAG GATGTGTTGGGAGTATCTAGAGATGGTGAATCATCCAATCCCTCTCAGGATCAGCAAAATGTATTTGTCCAAAAAG AGCCACTCAGTGTGGACCAGCACTTGAAGGTGGTGAGAGAGACCACCTGGGAAGCAAGAGCTAAATGGAAGTGTCTGGGAGAACAGTTGGGAGTTACCATGGGGAAATTAGAG GAGATTCAGCACAATCATCGTGATGTAGCTGGAGCTTGTTTAACTGGCATGCTGGAGCACTGCACcgaccctcccccctcctggtTCGCTCTCATTGAGGCTCTCAGATCCCCTGCTCTTGGTCGGGGGAACATTGCCAGTGAGATTGAGACTAGATCACTACCACACCATAGACAAGTGGACACATGA